A region of Homo sapiens chromosome 17, GRCh38.p14 Primary Assembly DNA encodes the following proteins:
- the RBFOX3 gene encoding RNA binding protein fox-1 homolog 3 isoform 2 (isoform 2 is encoded by transcript variant 19) has protein sequence MAQPYPPAQYPPPPQNGIPAEYAPPPPHPTQDYSGQTPVPTEHGMTLYTPAQTHPEQPGSEASTQPIAGTQTVPQTDEAAQTDSQPLHPSDPTEKQQPKRLHVSNIPFRFRDPDLRQMFGQFGKILDVEIIFNERGSKGFGFVTFETSSDADRAREKLNGTIVEGRKIEVNNATARVMTNKKTGNPYTNGWKLNPVVGAVYGPEFYAVTGFPYPTTGTAVAYRGAHLRGRGRAVYNTFRAAPPPPPIPTYGAALEQTLVKMPVPWAGLAPCPLPPQQTPEPAYPTSPAFPPLSCPFASRVVYQDGFYGAEIYGGYAAYRYAQPAAAAAAYSDSYGRVYAAADPYHHTIGPAATYSIGTM, from the exons ATGGCCCAGCCCTACCCCCCCGCCCAGTACCCCCCTCCGCCACAGAACGGCATCCCTGCCGAGTACGCCCCGCCCCCACCGCACCCCACGCAGGACTACTCCGGCCAGACCCCGGTCCCCACAGAGCATGGCATGACCCTGTACACACCAGCACAGACCCACCCCGAGCAGCCAGGCTCCGAGGCCAGCACACAGCCCATCGCCGGGACCCAGACAGTGCCG CAGACAGACGAGGCGGCACAGACGGACAGCCAGCCGCTCCACCCCTCCGACCCTACAGAGAAGCAGCAGCCCAAGCGGCTACACGTCTCCAACATCCCCTTCCGGTTCAGGGACCCCGACTTGCGGCAAATGTTCGGG CAATTCGGAAAAATTTTAGACGTGGAGATCATTTTTAACGAGCGGGGCTCCAAG GGTTTTGGGTTTGTAACTTTTGAAACTAGCTCAGATGCTGACCGAGCCCGGGAGAAGCTGAATGGGACGATCGTAGAGGGACGGAAAATTGAG GTCAATAATGCCACGGCCCGAGTGATGACCAACAAGAAGACGGGGAACCCCTACACCAACG GCTGGAAGCTAAATCCAGTGGTCGGCGCAGTCTACGGGCCTGAATTCTATGCAG TGACGGGGTTCCCCTACCCCACCACCGGCACAGCCGTTGCCTACCGGGGCGCACATCTtcggggccggggccgggccgTGTATAATACATTTCGGGCtgcgccacccccaccccccatcccgACTTACGGAGC GGCACTGGAGCAAACGCTTGTTAAAATGCCAGTCCCATGGGCGGGGCTGGCACCGTGCCCCCTCCCTCCTCAGCAGACACCGGAGCCGGCCTACCCCACCTCTCCAGCGTTCCCACCACTTTCTTGTCCGTTTGCTTCCAGGGTCGTGTATCAGGATGGATTTTATGGTGCTGAGATTTAT GGAGGCTACGCAGCCTACAGATACGCTCAGCCCGCTGCAGCGGCGGCAGCCTACAGCGACAG TTACGGCAGAGTCTACGCAGCTGCCGACCCGTACCATCACACCATCGGGCCCGCGGCGACCTACAGCATTGGAACCATG
- the RBFOX3 gene encoding RNA binding protein fox-1 homolog 3 isoform 1 (isoform 1 is encoded by transcript variant 41), translating to MAQPYPPAQYPPPPQNGIPAEYAPPPPHPTQDYSGQTPVPTEHGMTLYTPAQTHPEQPGSEASTQPIAGTQTVPQTDEAAQTDSQPLHPSDPTEKQQPKRLHVSNIPFRFRDPDLRQMFGQFGKILDVEIIFNERGSKGFGFVTFETSSDADRAREKLNGTIVEGRKIEVNNATARVMTNKKTGNPYTNGWKLNPVVGAVYGPEFYAVTGFPYPTTGTAVAYRGAHLRGRGRAVYNTFRAAPPPPPIPTYGAVVYQDGFYGAEIYGGYAAYRYAQPAAAAAAYSDSYGRVYAAADPYHHTIGPAATYSIGTM from the exons ATGGCCCAGCCCTACCCCCCCGCCCAGTACCCCCCTCCGCCACAGAACGGCATCCCTGCCGAGTACGCCCCGCCCCCACCGCACCCCACGCAGGACTACTCCGGCCAGACCCCGGTCCCCACAGAGCATGGCATGACCCTGTACACACCAGCACAGACCCACCCCGAGCAGCCAGGCTCCGAGGCCAGCACACAGCCCATCGCCGGGACCCAGACAGTGCCG CAGACAGACGAGGCGGCACAGACGGACAGCCAGCCGCTCCACCCCTCCGACCCTACAGAGAAGCAGCAGCCCAAGCGGCTACACGTCTCCAACATCCCCTTCCGGTTCAGGGACCCCGACTTGCGGCAAATGTTCGGG CAATTCGGAAAAATTTTAGACGTGGAGATCATTTTTAACGAGCGGGGCTCCAAG GGTTTTGGGTTTGTAACTTTTGAAACTAGCTCAGATGCTGACCGAGCCCGGGAGAAGCTGAATGGGACGATCGTAGAGGGACGGAAAATTGAG GTCAATAATGCCACGGCCCGAGTGATGACCAACAAGAAGACGGGGAACCCCTACACCAACG GCTGGAAGCTAAATCCAGTGGTCGGCGCAGTCTACGGGCCTGAATTCTATGCAG TGACGGGGTTCCCCTACCCCACCACCGGCACAGCCGTTGCCTACCGGGGCGCACATCTtcggggccggggccgggccgTGTATAATACATTTCGGGCtgcgccacccccaccccccatcccgACTTACGGAGC GGTCGTGTATCAGGATGGATTTTATGGTGCTGAGATTTAT GGAGGCTACGCAGCCTACAGATACGCTCAGCCCGCTGCAGCGGCGGCAGCCTACAGCGACAG TTACGGCAGAGTCTACGCAGCTGCCGACCCGTACCATCACACCATCGGGCCCGCGGCGACCTACAGCATTGGAACCATG
- the RBFOX3 gene encoding RNA binding protein fox-1 homolog 3 isoform 8 (isoform 8 is encoded by transcript variant 44), with protein MAQPYPPAQYPPPPQNGIPAEYAPPPPHPTQDYSGQTPVPTEHGMTLYTPAQTHPEQPGSEASTQPIAGTQTVPTDEAAQTDSQPLHPSDPTEKQQPKRLHVSNIPFRFRDPDLRQMFGQFGKILDVEIIFNERGSKGFGFVTFETSSDADRAREKLNGTIVEGRKIEVNNATARVMTNKKTGNPYTNGWKLNPVVGAVYGPEFYAVTGFPYPTTGTAVAYRGAHLRGRGRAVYNTFRAAPPPPPIPTYGAVVYQDGFYGAEIYGGYAAYRYAQPAAAAAAYSDSYGRVYAAADPYHHTIGPAATYSIGTM; from the exons ATGGCCCAGCCCTACCCCCCCGCCCAGTACCCCCCTCCGCCACAGAACGGCATCCCTGCCGAGTACGCCCCGCCCCCACCGCACCCCACGCAGGACTACTCCGGCCAGACCCCGGTCCCCACAGAGCATGGCATGACCCTGTACACACCAGCACAGACCCACCCCGAGCAGCCAGGCTCCGAGGCCAGCACACAGCCCATCGCCGGGACCCAGACAGTGCCG ACAGACGAGGCGGCACAGACGGACAGCCAGCCGCTCCACCCCTCCGACCCTACAGAGAAGCAGCAGCCCAAGCGGCTACACGTCTCCAACATCCCCTTCCGGTTCAGGGACCCCGACTTGCGGCAAATGTTCGGG CAATTCGGAAAAATTTTAGACGTGGAGATCATTTTTAACGAGCGGGGCTCCAAG GGTTTTGGGTTTGTAACTTTTGAAACTAGCTCAGATGCTGACCGAGCCCGGGAGAAGCTGAATGGGACGATCGTAGAGGGACGGAAAATTGAG GTCAATAATGCCACGGCCCGAGTGATGACCAACAAGAAGACGGGGAACCCCTACACCAACG GCTGGAAGCTAAATCCAGTGGTCGGCGCAGTCTACGGGCCTGAATTCTATGCAG TGACGGGGTTCCCCTACCCCACCACCGGCACAGCCGTTGCCTACCGGGGCGCACATCTtcggggccggggccgggccgTGTATAATACATTTCGGGCtgcgccacccccaccccccatcccgACTTACGGAGC GGTCGTGTATCAGGATGGATTTTATGGTGCTGAGATTTAT GGAGGCTACGCAGCCTACAGATACGCTCAGCCCGCTGCAGCGGCGGCAGCCTACAGCGACAG TTACGGCAGAGTCTACGCAGCTGCCGACCCGTACCATCACACCATCGGGCCCGCGGCGACCTACAGCATTGGAACCATG
- the RBFOX3 gene encoding RNA binding protein fox-1 homolog 3 isoform 10 (isoform 10 is encoded by transcript variant 47) translates to MAQPYPPAQYPPPPQNGIPAEYAPPPPHPTQDYSGQTPVPTEHGMTLYTPAQTHPEQPGSEASTQPIAGTQTVPQTDEAAQTDSQPLHPSDPTEKQQPKRLHVSNIPFRFRDPDLRQMFGVNNATARVMTNKKTGNPYTNGWKLNPVVGAVYGPEFYAVTGFPYPTTGTAVAYRGAHLRGRGRAVYNTFRAAPPPPPIPTYGAVVYQDGFYGAEIYGGYAAYRYAQPAAAAAAYSDSYGRVYAAADPYHHTIGPAATYSIGTM, encoded by the exons ATGGCCCAGCCCTACCCCCCCGCCCAGTACCCCCCTCCGCCACAGAACGGCATCCCTGCCGAGTACGCCCCGCCCCCACCGCACCCCACGCAGGACTACTCCGGCCAGACCCCGGTCCCCACAGAGCATGGCATGACCCTGTACACACCAGCACAGACCCACCCCGAGCAGCCAGGCTCCGAGGCCAGCACACAGCCCATCGCCGGGACCCAGACAGTGCCG CAGACAGACGAGGCGGCACAGACGGACAGCCAGCCGCTCCACCCCTCCGACCCTACAGAGAAGCAGCAGCCCAAGCGGCTACACGTCTCCAACATCCCCTTCCGGTTCAGGGACCCCGACTTGCGGCAAATGTTCGGG GTCAATAATGCCACGGCCCGAGTGATGACCAACAAGAAGACGGGGAACCCCTACACCAACG GCTGGAAGCTAAATCCAGTGGTCGGCGCAGTCTACGGGCCTGAATTCTATGCAG TGACGGGGTTCCCCTACCCCACCACCGGCACAGCCGTTGCCTACCGGGGCGCACATCTtcggggccggggccgggccgTGTATAATACATTTCGGGCtgcgccacccccaccccccatcccgACTTACGGAGC GGTCGTGTATCAGGATGGATTTTATGGTGCTGAGATTTAT GGAGGCTACGCAGCCTACAGATACGCTCAGCCCGCTGCAGCGGCGGCAGCCTACAGCGACAG TTACGGCAGAGTCTACGCAGCTGCCGACCCGTACCATCACACCATCGGGCCCGCGGCGACCTACAGCATTGGAACCATG
- the RBFOX3 gene encoding RNA binding protein fox-1 homolog 3 isoform X2, whose protein sequence is MAQPYPPAQYPPPPQNGIPAEYAPPPPHPTQDYSGQTPVPTEHGMTLYTPAQTHPEQPGSEASTQPIAGTQTVPQTDEAAQTDSQPLHPSDPTEKQQPKRLHVSNIPFRFRDPDLRQMFGQFGKILDVEIIFNERGSKVNNATARVMTNKKTGNPYTNGWKLNPVVGAVYGPEFYAVTGFPYPTTGTAVAYRGAHLRGRGRAVYNTFRAAPPPPPIPTYGAALEQTLVKMPVPWAGLAPCPLPPQQTPEPAYPTSPAFPPLSCPFASRVVYQDGFYGAEIYGGYAAYRYAQPAAAAAAYSDSYGRVYAAADPYHHTIGPAATYSIGTMASLCRGGYSRFTPY, encoded by the exons ATGGCCCAGCCCTACCCCCCCGCCCAGTACCCCCCTCCGCCACAGAACGGCATCCCTGCCGAGTACGCCCCGCCCCCACCGCACCCCACGCAGGACTACTCCGGCCAGACCCCGGTCCCCACAGAGCATGGCATGACCCTGTACACACCAGCACAGACCCACCCCGAGCAGCCAGGCTCCGAGGCCAGCACACAGCCCATCGCCGGGACCCAGACAGTGCCG CAGACAGACGAGGCGGCACAGACGGACAGCCAGCCGCTCCACCCCTCCGACCCTACAGAGAAGCAGCAGCCCAAGCGGCTACACGTCTCCAACATCCCCTTCCGGTTCAGGGACCCCGACTTGCGGCAAATGTTCGGG CAATTCGGAAAAATTTTAGACGTGGAGATCATTTTTAACGAGCGGGGCTCCAAG GTCAATAATGCCACGGCCCGAGTGATGACCAACAAGAAGACGGGGAACCCCTACACCAACG GCTGGAAGCTAAATCCAGTGGTCGGCGCAGTCTACGGGCCTGAATTCTATGCAG TGACGGGGTTCCCCTACCCCACCACCGGCACAGCCGTTGCCTACCGGGGCGCACATCTtcggggccggggccgggccgTGTATAATACATTTCGGGCtgcgccacccccaccccccatcccgACTTACGGAGC GGCACTGGAGCAAACGCTTGTTAAAATGCCAGTCCCATGGGCGGGGCTGGCACCGTGCCCCCTCCCTCCTCAGCAGACACCGGAGCCGGCCTACCCCACCTCTCCAGCGTTCCCACCACTTTCTTGTCCGTTTGCTTCCAGGGTCGTGTATCAGGATGGATTTTATGGTGCTGAGATTTAT GGAGGCTACGCAGCCTACAGATACGCTCAGCCCGCTGCAGCGGCGGCAGCCTACAGCGACAG TTACGGCAGAGTCTACGCAGCTGCCGACCCGTACCATCACACCATCGGGCCCGCGGCGACCTACAGCATTGGAACCATG
- the RBFOX3 gene encoding RNA binding protein fox-1 homolog 3 isoform X4, which produces MAQPYPPAQYPPPPQNGIPAEYAPPPPHPTQDYSGQTPVPTEHGMTLYTPAQTHPEQPGSEASTQPIAGTQTVPQTDEAAQTDSQPLHPSDPTEKQQPKRLHVSNIPFRFRDPDLRQMFGQFGKILDVEIIFNERGSKVNNATARVMTNKKTGNPYTNGWKLNPVVGAVYGPEFYAVTGFPYPTTGTAVAYRGAHLRGRGRAVYNTFRAAPPPPPIPTYGAVVYQDGFYGAEIYGGYAAYRYAQPAAAAAAYSDSYGRVYAAADPYHHTIGPAATYSIGTMASLCRGGYSRFTPY; this is translated from the exons ATGGCCCAGCCCTACCCCCCCGCCCAGTACCCCCCTCCGCCACAGAACGGCATCCCTGCCGAGTACGCCCCGCCCCCACCGCACCCCACGCAGGACTACTCCGGCCAGACCCCGGTCCCCACAGAGCATGGCATGACCCTGTACACACCAGCACAGACCCACCCCGAGCAGCCAGGCTCCGAGGCCAGCACACAGCCCATCGCCGGGACCCAGACAGTGCCG CAGACAGACGAGGCGGCACAGACGGACAGCCAGCCGCTCCACCCCTCCGACCCTACAGAGAAGCAGCAGCCCAAGCGGCTACACGTCTCCAACATCCCCTTCCGGTTCAGGGACCCCGACTTGCGGCAAATGTTCGGG CAATTCGGAAAAATTTTAGACGTGGAGATCATTTTTAACGAGCGGGGCTCCAAG GTCAATAATGCCACGGCCCGAGTGATGACCAACAAGAAGACGGGGAACCCCTACACCAACG GCTGGAAGCTAAATCCAGTGGTCGGCGCAGTCTACGGGCCTGAATTCTATGCAG TGACGGGGTTCCCCTACCCCACCACCGGCACAGCCGTTGCCTACCGGGGCGCACATCTtcggggccggggccgggccgTGTATAATACATTTCGGGCtgcgccacccccaccccccatcccgACTTACGGAGC GGTCGTGTATCAGGATGGATTTTATGGTGCTGAGATTTAT GGAGGCTACGCAGCCTACAGATACGCTCAGCCCGCTGCAGCGGCGGCAGCCTACAGCGACAG TTACGGCAGAGTCTACGCAGCTGCCGACCCGTACCATCACACCATCGGGCCCGCGGCGACCTACAGCATTGGAACCATG
- the RBFOX3 gene encoding RNA binding protein fox-1 homolog 3 isoform X5, translating to MAQPYPPAQYPPPPQNGIPAEYAPPPPHPTQDYSGQTPVPTEHGMTLYTPAQTHPEQPGSEASTQPIAGTQTVPQTDEAAQTDSQPLHPSDPTEKQQPKRLHVSNIPFRFRDPDLRQMFGQFGKILDVEIIFNERGSKVNNATARVMTNKKTGNPYTNGWKLNPVVGAVYGPEFYAVTGFPYPTTGTAVAYRGAHLRGRGRAVYNTFRAAPPPPPIPTYGAVVYQDGFYGAEIYGGYAAYRYAQPAAAAAAYSDSYGRVYAAADPYHHTIGPAATYSIGTM from the exons ATGGCCCAGCCCTACCCCCCCGCCCAGTACCCCCCTCCGCCACAGAACGGCATCCCTGCCGAGTACGCCCCGCCCCCACCGCACCCCACGCAGGACTACTCCGGCCAGACCCCGGTCCCCACAGAGCATGGCATGACCCTGTACACACCAGCACAGACCCACCCCGAGCAGCCAGGCTCCGAGGCCAGCACACAGCCCATCGCCGGGACCCAGACAGTGCCG CAGACAGACGAGGCGGCACAGACGGACAGCCAGCCGCTCCACCCCTCCGACCCTACAGAGAAGCAGCAGCCCAAGCGGCTACACGTCTCCAACATCCCCTTCCGGTTCAGGGACCCCGACTTGCGGCAAATGTTCGGG CAATTCGGAAAAATTTTAGACGTGGAGATCATTTTTAACGAGCGGGGCTCCAAG GTCAATAATGCCACGGCCCGAGTGATGACCAACAAGAAGACGGGGAACCCCTACACCAACG GCTGGAAGCTAAATCCAGTGGTCGGCGCAGTCTACGGGCCTGAATTCTATGCAG TGACGGGGTTCCCCTACCCCACCACCGGCACAGCCGTTGCCTACCGGGGCGCACATCTtcggggccggggccgggccgTGTATAATACATTTCGGGCtgcgccacccccaccccccatcccgACTTACGGAGC GGTCGTGTATCAGGATGGATTTTATGGTGCTGAGATTTAT GGAGGCTACGCAGCCTACAGATACGCTCAGCCCGCTGCAGCGGCGGCAGCCTACAGCGACAG TTACGGCAGAGTCTACGCAGCTGCCGACCCGTACCATCACACCATCGGGCCCGCGGCGACCTACAGCATTGGAACCATG
- the RBFOX3 gene encoding RNA binding protein fox-1 homolog 3 isoform 6 (isoform 6 is encoded by transcript variant 24): MAQPYPPAQYPPPPQNGIPAEYAPPPPHPTQDYSGQTPVPTEHGMTLYTPAQTHPEQPGSEASTQPIAGTQTVPQTDEAAQTDSQPLHPSDPTEKQQPKRLHVSNIPFRFRDPDLRQMFGQFGKILDVEIIFNERGSKVNNATARVMTNKKTGNPYTNGWKLNPVVGAVYGPEFYAVTGFPYPTTGTAVAYRGAHLRGRGRAVYNTFRAAPPPPPIPTYGAALEQTLVKMPVPWAGLAPCPLPPQQTPEPAYPTSPAFPPLSCPFASRVVYQDGFYGAEIYGGYAAYRYAQPAAAAAAYSDSYGRVYAAADPYHHTIGPAATYSIGTM, translated from the exons ATGGCCCAGCCCTACCCCCCCGCCCAGTACCCCCCTCCGCCACAGAACGGCATCCCTGCCGAGTACGCCCCGCCCCCACCGCACCCCACGCAGGACTACTCCGGCCAGACCCCGGTCCCCACAGAGCATGGCATGACCCTGTACACACCAGCACAGACCCACCCCGAGCAGCCAGGCTCCGAGGCCAGCACACAGCCCATCGCCGGGACCCAGACAGTGCCG CAGACAGACGAGGCGGCACAGACGGACAGCCAGCCGCTCCACCCCTCCGACCCTACAGAGAAGCAGCAGCCCAAGCGGCTACACGTCTCCAACATCCCCTTCCGGTTCAGGGACCCCGACTTGCGGCAAATGTTCGGG CAATTCGGAAAAATTTTAGACGTGGAGATCATTTTTAACGAGCGGGGCTCCAAG GTCAATAATGCCACGGCCCGAGTGATGACCAACAAGAAGACGGGGAACCCCTACACCAACG GCTGGAAGCTAAATCCAGTGGTCGGCGCAGTCTACGGGCCTGAATTCTATGCAG TGACGGGGTTCCCCTACCCCACCACCGGCACAGCCGTTGCCTACCGGGGCGCACATCTtcggggccggggccgggccgTGTATAATACATTTCGGGCtgcgccacccccaccccccatcccgACTTACGGAGC GGCACTGGAGCAAACGCTTGTTAAAATGCCAGTCCCATGGGCGGGGCTGGCACCGTGCCCCCTCCCTCCTCAGCAGACACCGGAGCCGGCCTACCCCACCTCTCCAGCGTTCCCACCACTTTCTTGTCCGTTTGCTTCCAGGGTCGTGTATCAGGATGGATTTTATGGTGCTGAGATTTAT GGAGGCTACGCAGCCTACAGATACGCTCAGCCCGCTGCAGCGGCGGCAGCCTACAGCGACAG TTACGGCAGAGTCTACGCAGCTGCCGACCCGTACCATCACACCATCGGGCCCGCGGCGACCTACAGCATTGGAACCATG
- the RBFOX3 gene encoding RNA binding protein fox-1 homolog 3 isoform 3 (isoform 3 is encoded by transcript variant 5), producing the protein MAQPYPPAQYPPPPQNGIPAEYAPPPPHPTQDYSGQTPVPTEHGMTLYTPAQTHPEQPGSEASTQPIAGTQTVPQTDEAAQTDSQPLHPSDPTEKQQPKRLHVSNIPFRFRDPDLRQMFGQFGKILDVEIIFNERGSKGFGFVTFETSSDADRAREKLNGTIVEGRKIEVNNATARVMTNKKTGNPYTNGWKLNPVVGAVYGPEFYAVTGFPYPTTGTAVAYRGAHLRGRGRAVYNTFRAAPPPPPIPTYGAALEQTLVKMPVPWAGLAPCPLPPQQTPEPAYPTSPAFPPLSCPFASRVVYQDGFYGAEIYGGYAAYRYAQPAAAAAAYSDSYGRVYAAADPYHHTIGPAATYSIGTMASLCRGGYSRFTPY; encoded by the exons ATGGCCCAGCCCTACCCCCCCGCCCAGTACCCCCCTCCGCCACAGAACGGCATCCCTGCCGAGTACGCCCCGCCCCCACCGCACCCCACGCAGGACTACTCCGGCCAGACCCCGGTCCCCACAGAGCATGGCATGACCCTGTACACACCAGCACAGACCCACCCCGAGCAGCCAGGCTCCGAGGCCAGCACACAGCCCATCGCCGGGACCCAGACAGTGCCG CAGACAGACGAGGCGGCACAGACGGACAGCCAGCCGCTCCACCCCTCCGACCCTACAGAGAAGCAGCAGCCCAAGCGGCTACACGTCTCCAACATCCCCTTCCGGTTCAGGGACCCCGACTTGCGGCAAATGTTCGGG CAATTCGGAAAAATTTTAGACGTGGAGATCATTTTTAACGAGCGGGGCTCCAAG GGTTTTGGGTTTGTAACTTTTGAAACTAGCTCAGATGCTGACCGAGCCCGGGAGAAGCTGAATGGGACGATCGTAGAGGGACGGAAAATTGAG GTCAATAATGCCACGGCCCGAGTGATGACCAACAAGAAGACGGGGAACCCCTACACCAACG GCTGGAAGCTAAATCCAGTGGTCGGCGCAGTCTACGGGCCTGAATTCTATGCAG TGACGGGGTTCCCCTACCCCACCACCGGCACAGCCGTTGCCTACCGGGGCGCACATCTtcggggccggggccgggccgTGTATAATACATTTCGGGCtgcgccacccccaccccccatcccgACTTACGGAGC GGCACTGGAGCAAACGCTTGTTAAAATGCCAGTCCCATGGGCGGGGCTGGCACCGTGCCCCCTCCCTCCTCAGCAGACACCGGAGCCGGCCTACCCCACCTCTCCAGCGTTCCCACCACTTTCTTGTCCGTTTGCTTCCAGGGTCGTGTATCAGGATGGATTTTATGGTGCTGAGATTTAT GGAGGCTACGCAGCCTACAGATACGCTCAGCCCGCTGCAGCGGCGGCAGCCTACAGCGACAG TTACGGCAGAGTCTACGCAGCTGCCGACCCGTACCATCACACCATCGGGCCCGCGGCGACCTACAGCATTGGAACCATG
- the RBFOX3 gene encoding RNA binding protein fox-1 homolog 3 isoform 5 (isoform 5 is encoded by transcript variant 23) translates to MAQPYPPAQYPPPPQNGIPAEYAPPPPHPTQDYSGQTPVPTEHGMTLYTPAQTHPEQPGSEASTQPIAGTQTVPTDEAAQTDSQPLHPSDPTEKQQPKRLHVSNIPFRFRDPDLRQMFGQFGKILDVEIIFNERGSKGFGFVTFETSSDADRAREKLNGTIVEGRKIEVNNATARVMTNKKTGNPYTNGWKLNPVVGAVYGPEFYAVTGFPYPTTGTAVAYRGAHLRGRGRAVYNTFRAAPPPPPIPTYGAALEQTLVKMPVPWAGLAPCPLPPQQTPEPAYPTSPAFPPLSCPFASRVVYQDGFYGAEIYGGYAAYRYAQPAAAAAAYSDSYGRVYAAADPYHHTIGPAATYSIGTM, encoded by the exons ATGGCCCAGCCCTACCCCCCCGCCCAGTACCCCCCTCCGCCACAGAACGGCATCCCTGCCGAGTACGCCCCGCCCCCACCGCACCCCACGCAGGACTACTCCGGCCAGACCCCGGTCCCCACAGAGCATGGCATGACCCTGTACACACCAGCACAGACCCACCCCGAGCAGCCAGGCTCCGAGGCCAGCACACAGCCCATCGCCGGGACCCAGACAGTGCCG ACAGACGAGGCGGCACAGACGGACAGCCAGCCGCTCCACCCCTCCGACCCTACAGAGAAGCAGCAGCCCAAGCGGCTACACGTCTCCAACATCCCCTTCCGGTTCAGGGACCCCGACTTGCGGCAAATGTTCGGG CAATTCGGAAAAATTTTAGACGTGGAGATCATTTTTAACGAGCGGGGCTCCAAG GGTTTTGGGTTTGTAACTTTTGAAACTAGCTCAGATGCTGACCGAGCCCGGGAGAAGCTGAATGGGACGATCGTAGAGGGACGGAAAATTGAG GTCAATAATGCCACGGCCCGAGTGATGACCAACAAGAAGACGGGGAACCCCTACACCAACG GCTGGAAGCTAAATCCAGTGGTCGGCGCAGTCTACGGGCCTGAATTCTATGCAG TGACGGGGTTCCCCTACCCCACCACCGGCACAGCCGTTGCCTACCGGGGCGCACATCTtcggggccggggccgggccgTGTATAATACATTTCGGGCtgcgccacccccaccccccatcccgACTTACGGAGC GGCACTGGAGCAAACGCTTGTTAAAATGCCAGTCCCATGGGCGGGGCTGGCACCGTGCCCCCTCCCTCCTCAGCAGACACCGGAGCCGGCCTACCCCACCTCTCCAGCGTTCCCACCACTTTCTTGTCCGTTTGCTTCCAGGGTCGTGTATCAGGATGGATTTTATGGTGCTGAGATTTAT GGAGGCTACGCAGCCTACAGATACGCTCAGCCCGCTGCAGCGGCGGCAGCCTACAGCGACAG TTACGGCAGAGTCTACGCAGCTGCCGACCCGTACCATCACACCATCGGGCCCGCGGCGACCTACAGCATTGGAACCATG